Proteins encoded in a region of the Fundulus heteroclitus isolate FHET01 chromosome 2, MU-UCD_Fhet_4.1, whole genome shotgun sequence genome:
- the lamb4 gene encoding laminin subunit beta-4 isoform X2, with the protein MILIVLLGLLSAVKPQDLPDQCPGSSCHPQLGDLMVGRAAQLSASSTCGLDGPQNYCIVGYLEGERKCFTCDSRLPFSPLDNPKSHRIENVITTFDSERRMMWWQSENGVHQVSIQLDLETVFQFSHLVLTFKSFRPAAMLVERSKDFGRSWKVFRYFADDCSLHFPSVPAEPADFIDDVVCDSRYSGPEPSTGGEVVLKALDPVFEIENPYAPNIQELITMTNIRVNFTRLFTLGDTLLTRRRRNPQEKYYYSLYSMVVQGSCFCNGHASRCVPVDGGRGDVFTQPDMIHGQCVCQHNTAGENCERCQPLYNDSPWRPGGENTASICRRCDCHGHSDSCHFDAARYEETGGASGGVCDDCRHDRTGPQCERCRPFLYQDPQRAPEDPHACIPCDCDPAGSLGGGLCDASSGRCLCKENVEGQRCDRCKHGFFNLRADNPTGCEDCRCHSLGSVGPCDQLTGSCKCEPMASGPLCDRCVAGFWGLGNSVFRCSPCDCDIGGAHSNMCSPEDGQCPCLPNMAGRRCSDPSPGYFLPSLNYFLYEAELAAQLSGENSSPPTPSSSSSPLVNPGLLPSCEQYFRNQGYDYQLSNGKVILIRKPRRLSRRRRQNTKPLNLGPLQILPHQGSPDQSGTGLGLVRVTEGAGLRFTVDNLPTSMEYQLVIRYESESVSDWLATARIMMLSPGDGGCSDPPTGSLTLMLPRGSRLGILDPRVCLNARGQYLVEIFFNKQQISDNVPLLVDSMGLIQNFDSDQDFCSRGDFDSFSHFRCVGLDVYLGSQESLPKICEGLIKSLSALIHNGAVACRCNVDGSLGSGCSKLGGSCECKPGVIGRCCDACAPLTFGFGPEGCTRCDCDPRGSASEACDPIRGQCACRPQVTGRRCDRCEPGFWGFPLCRPCDCNGLSETCDGETGECLDCREHSSGPHCDRCVEGYIGDPVSREPCKPCLCPDNLGSGRFFASSCRYDPQSLSVSCSCREGHTGAQCDRCSPGFYGDLTLPGGSCSLCSCNNNIDPDDGDACDSTTGECLRCLHHTTGPQCQFCTPGYFGNALQHNCKECSCDRRGTEATLCPLESPCFCDRETGRCPCRTGVVGDLCDECEDGFWNLDGASGCQACSCDPANSVSNICNKVSGQCPCRPEFGGRQCDECGENHFGNPDLQCISCDCNLEGTERPSCDPETGECICRTGVTGMFCDECAPGYSSEFPACEKCHECMTLWRENVTDVQRAAQRMRTLIPLHGDTQEPSQSRYWQWMLELHSRLDSVGNMTDLFLPKLEKVEKLYMKISKLKDAIDTNMILMDPSLLLNNEIDNIHAEFEKLLKNLKDKLIKAPIKTETQPVAELLGEIQKLHKTFMSDEKRVRSSNKAVEDSMDTRQEVKRKLSMCGGGGDLATLEKKVKELSVLKLNQKVCGRPDPEDCSGCPEGQYCDGAVPVAQKASEMEERLKDQLVKFPSKLQESKKKMSDAQQAAQDTKDQARDLQRQISDASGSLEREKNKTRELLQRVTQYLRDEIVSADDIEKTANAVLSIQLPRSPAEIRKMIDDINNLLNGATKVQDLKKLQDQAQTAQELLQKATKIKEKTEKISVKEILRDILAADRAQTKANDDLEMANQDRDDAKEQIQEAEDKLDGIESELMNRPAGLLEEIEAVKNKTELNRELAKEAREAAESALSSISNETDLQEVQEQFQLLKQKHSDRTNEDEASDRLKKILKEAEDMQREMEDRLQQIQDLEQKIQLLLQRKKEKVVEVSELLEMAESLRREITSRANGFATC; encoded by the exons gAGTTCATCAGGTCAGCATCCAGTTAGATCTGGAGACCGTTTTTCAATTCAGCCACCTGGTCCTTACCTTCAAG AGCTTCAGGCCTGCAGCCATGCTGGTGGAGCGCTCCAAGGATTTTGGACGAAGCTGGAAAGTTTTCCGCTACTTTGCAGACGACTGTTCGCTTCATTTTCCGTCAGTTCCTGCAGAACCTGCCGACTTCATCGACGACGTGGTCTGTGACAGCAGATactctggaccagaaccttccACAGGCGGCGAG GTGGTGCTAAAAGCTCTGGATCCTGTCTTTGAAATAGAGAACCCGTACGCTCCAAACATTCAAG AACTGATCACCATGACGAATATCCGGGTGAACTTCACTCGTCTCTTCACGCTTGGTGACACGCTGCTGACTCGCAGACGCAGGAACCCTCAGGAGAAATATTACTACTCGCTTTACAGCATGGTGGTTCAGGGAAGCTGCTTCTGCAATGGACACGCCAGCCGGTGTGTCCCTGTGGACGGAGGACGTGGGGACGTCTTCACCCAGCCCGACATG ATTCATGGTCAGTGTGTTTGTCAGCACAACACAGCCGGGGAAAACTGTGAGAGATGTCAGCCGCTCTACAACGACTCCCCCTGGAGGCCGGGAGGAGAAAACACAGCCAGCATCTGCAGGa GGTGTGACTGTCATGGTCACTCGGACTCGTGTCACTTCGACGCTGCTCGCTACGAAGAAACGGGCGGGGCGAGTGGCGGCGTGTGTGACGACTGCCGCCATGACAGAACGGGGCCTCAGTGTGAACGCTGTCGACCGTTCCTGTATCAGGACCCGCAGCGGGCGCCGGAGGACCCCCACGCCTGCATAC CGTGTGACTGCGACCCTGCCGGCTCCCTCGGCGGCGGTCTGTGTGACGCTTCCAGTGGTCGGTGCTTATGTAAAGAAAACGTGGAGGGTCAACGCTGTGATCGCTGCAAACACGGTTTCTTCAATCTGAGAGCGGACAATCCAACTGGATGTGAAG ACTGCAGGTGTCACAGTTTGGGAAGTGTTGGACCATGCGATCAGCTGACAGGAAGCTGCAAATGTGAGCCAATGGCGAGCGGACCGCTGTGTGATCGCTGTGTG GCAGGTTTCTGGGGTTTGGGAAACTCCGTGTTCAGATGTTCACCCTGTGACTGCGATATCGGTGGAGCTCACAGCAACat GTGTTCTCCAGAGGACGGACAGTGTCCCTGTTTACCCAACATGGCTGGCCGGCGCTGCTCTGATCCCAGTCCCGGTTACTTCCTGCCATCCCTGAACTACTTCCTGTATGAGGCGGAGCTTGCTGCACAGCTGTCAGGAGAAAACTCCTCCCCTCCCACTCcttcatcctcttcctctcctctg GTGAATCCCGGCCTTTTGCCTTCATGTGAGCAGTATTTCAGGAACCAGGGCTATGACTATCAACTCTCCAATGGAAAAGTGATTTTGATCCGGAAGCCCCGCCGTCTCAGCCGCCGGAGGCGACAG AACACAAAACCTCTGAACTTGGGGCCCCTCCAGATTCTTCCCCACCAGGGGTCACCTGATCAGTCAGGAACTGGTCTGGGATTGGTCAGAGTAAcagagggggcggggcttagatTCACAGTAGACAATTTGCCAACATCAATGGAGTATCAGCTGGTGATCCGCTATGAATCTGAG tctgtctctgattggctggctaCGGCACGCatcatgatgctgtcaccagGTGATGGAGGCTGCAGTGACCCCCCAACAGGAAGTCTAACGCTGATGCTCCCCAGAGGCTCCAG gtTGGGAATTCTGGACCCCCGTGTTTGTCTGAACGCCAGAGGTCAATACCTTGTGGAAATCTTCTTTAACAAGCAGCAAATATCTGACAACGTTCCCCTGCTGGTCGACTCG ATGGGACTGATTCAGAATTTCGATTCGGATCAAGACTTCTGCTCCAGGGGCGACTTCGACTCTTTCAGTCACTTTCGCTGCGTCGGCTTGGATGTCTATCTCGGCTCTCAAGAGTCGCTTCCAAAAATCTGCGAAGGACTGATCAAGAGTCTGTCGGCGCTCATCCACAATGGAGCTGTTG CTTGCAGGTGTAACGTCGATGGTTCTCTTGGGTCGGGATGCAGTAAGCTGGGTGGGTCCTGTGAATGTAAACCCGGCGTGATCGGACGCTGCTGCGACGCCTGCGCACCTCTGACCTTTGGATTCGGGCCCGAAGGCTGCACAC GATGCGACTGCGACCCTCGAGGCTCCGCGTCGGAGGCGTGCGATCCGATCAGAGGTCAGTGTGCGTGCCGCCCACAGGTGACGGGCCGACGCTGCGATCGATGCGAGCCCGGCTTCTGGGGATTCCCGCTCTGTCGGCCGTGTGATTGTAACGGCCTGTCGGAAACATGCGAcggagagacaggagagtgtcTGGACTGCAGGGAACACAGCAGCGGACCGCACTGTGACAG GTGTGTGGAGGGTTACATTGGTGACCCGGTCTCCAGGGAGCCCTGTAAGCCCTGCCTGTGTCCCGACAACCTGGGCAGCGGACGATTCTTTGCATCTTCCTGTCGATACGACCCGCAGTCCCTCAGTGTGAGCTGCTCCTGCAGGGAGGGGCACACAG GTGCACAGTGTGACAGGTGCAGTCCTGGTTTTTATGGCGACCTGACCTTACCGGGTGGCAGCTGCAGTTTGTGCTCATGCAACAACAACATCGACCCAGACGACGGCGACGCCTGCGACAGCACAACCGGGGAGTGTCTTCGCTGCCTCCACCACACCACAGGCCCACAGTGCCAGTTCTGCACACCTGGCTACTTTGGCAATGCCCTGCAGCACAActgcaaag AATGCTCCTGTGACCGTCGGGGGACAGAGGCGACCCTATGTCCTCTGGAGAGTCCCTGCTTCTGCGACAGGGAGACAGGACGGTGTCCCTGCAGGACGGGGGTGGTGGGAGACCTCTGTGACGAATGCGAGGACGGATTCTGGAACCTGGACGGAGCATCGGGATGCCAGGCCTGCAGCTGTGACCCTGCAAACTCCGTCTCCAACATCTGTAACAAG GTGTCGGGGCAGTGTCCTTGTCGTCCTGAGTTTGGAGGAAGACAGTGCGATGAATGTGGAGAAAATCATTTTGGGAATCCAGACCTGCAATGCATCT CTTGTGACTGTAACCTGGAGGGAACCGAGCGGCCGTCGTGTGACCCTGAAACCGGTGAGTGCATCTGTCGGACCGGCGTCACCGGCATGTTCTGCGACGAGTGCGCTCCTGGTTACAGCTCGGAGTTTCCAGCATGTGAGAAATGCCACGAGTGCATGACTCTGTGGCGCGAGAACGTCACTGACGTCCAGCGAGCTGCACAGAGGATGAGAACCTTGATCCCTCTGCATGGCGACACCCAGGAGCCCTCACAAAGTCGCTACTGGCAATGGATGCTGGAGCTGCACTCCAGACTTGACAGCGTTGGGAACATGACGGATCTGTTCCTCCCAAAGCTGGAAAAGGTAGAGAAACTCTACATGAAGATAAG taagctgaaggatgccattGACACCAACATGATTCTGATGGACCCGTCTCTGCTGCTTAACAATGAGATCGATAACATTCATGCAGAGTTTGAGAAGCTGCTGAAAAACCTGAAGGACAAACTCATCAAGGCTCCAATAAAGACAGAAACTCAGCCTGTGGCAG AGCTGCTGGGGGAGATCCAGAAGCTTCATAAAACCTTCATGTCAGATGAGAAGAGGGTGAGAAGCTCCAATAAAGCTGTGGAGGACTCCATGGACACCAGACAGGAGGTTAAACGCAAACTAAGCATGTGTGGTGGCGGAGGAGACCTGGCAACCCTGGAGAAGAAGGTCAAAGAGCTCAGCGTGCTTAAACTCAACCAAAAG GTCTGTGGGCGACCAGATCCAGAGGACTGCTCAGGATGTCCTGAAGGTCAGTACTGTGATGGAGCTGTTCCTGTCGctcagaaagcttcagagatgGAAGAGAGATTAAAGGACCAGCTCGTCAAATTCCCATCCAAGCTGCAGGAGTCAAAGAAAAAG aTGAGTGACGCCCAGCAGGCGGCTCAGGACACCAAAGACCAGGCCAGGGACCTGCAGCGTCAGATCAGCGACGCCTCTGGATcactggagagagagaaaaacaagaccAGGGAGCTCCTCCAGAGAGTCACTCAGTACCTGAGGG ATGAAATCGTTTCTGCTGACGACATTGAGAAAACGGCTAACGCGGTCCTGAGCATCCAGTTACCGCGTTCACCTGCTGAGATCAGAAAGATGATCGACGACATCAATAATCTGCTGAACGGCGCCACCAAAGTCCAGGACCTGAAGAAGCTGCAGGATCAAGCCCAAACGGctcaggagctgctgcagaaggCGACAAAAATCAA GGAGAAGACTGAAAAAATCAGTGTTAAAGAGATCCTCAGAGACATTTTAGCAGCAGACAGAGCTCAGACCAAAGCCAACGATGACCTGGAGATGGCCAATCAGGACAGAGACGACGCCAAGGAACAAATCCAAGAG GCTGAAGACAAACTGGACGGCATTGAATCTGAGCTGATGAATCGGCCTGCAGGTCTGCTGGAAGAGATCGAagctgtgaaaaataaaacagagctgAACAGAGAGTTGGCCAAAGAGGCCAGAGAGGCTGCAGAGTCGGCACTTAGCAGCATTTCTAACGAAACG GATCTGCAGGAAGTTCAGGAGCAGTTTcagcttttaaagcaaaagCACTCGGATCGAACAAATGAAGACGAAGCCTCAGATCGACtgaagaaaatcctgaaggaggcCGAAGACATGCAGAGAGAGATGGAGGACAGACTCCAACAGATACAAG ACCTGGAGCAGAAgatccagctgctgctccagaggAAGAAAGAGAAAGTAGTGGAGGTGTCCGAGCTGCTGGAGATGGCGGAGTCACTTCGAAGGGAAATCACCTCTCGAGCCAATGGATTCGCCACCTGTTAG
- the lamb4 gene encoding laminin subunit beta-4 isoform X1, with amino-acid sequence MILIVLLGLLSAVKPQDLPDQCPGSSCHPQLGDLMVGRAAQLSASSTCGLDGPQNYCIVGYLEGERKCFTCDSRLPFSPLDNPKSHRIENVITTFDSERRMMWWQSENGVHQVSIQLDLETVFQFSHLVLTFKSFRPAAMLVERSKDFGRSWKVFRYFADDCSLHFPSVPAEPADFIDDVVCDSRYSGPEPSTGGEVVLKALDPVFEIENPYAPNIQELITMTNIRVNFTRLFTLGDTLLTRRRRNPQEKYYYSLYSMVVQGSCFCNGHASRCVPVDGGRGDVFTQPDMIHGQCVCQHNTAGENCERCQPLYNDSPWRPGGENTASICRRCDCHGHSDSCHFDAARYEETGGASGGVCDDCRHDRTGPQCERCRPFLYQDPQRAPEDPHACIPCDCDPAGSLGGGLCDASSGRCLCKENVEGQRCDRCKHGFFNLRADNPTGCEDCRCHSLGSVGPCDQLTGSCKCEPMASGPLCDRCVAGFWGLGNSVFRCSPCDCDIGGAHSNMCSPEDGQCPCLPNMAGRRCSDPSPGYFLPSLNYFLYEAELAAQLSGENSSPPTPSSSSSPLVNPGLLPSCEQYFRNQGYDYQLSNGKVILIRKPRRLSRRRRQQNTKPLNLGPLQILPHQGSPDQSGTGLGLVRVTEGAGLRFTVDNLPTSMEYQLVIRYESESVSDWLATARIMMLSPGDGGCSDPPTGSLTLMLPRGSRLGILDPRVCLNARGQYLVEIFFNKQQISDNVPLLVDSMGLIQNFDSDQDFCSRGDFDSFSHFRCVGLDVYLGSQESLPKICEGLIKSLSALIHNGAVACRCNVDGSLGSGCSKLGGSCECKPGVIGRCCDACAPLTFGFGPEGCTRCDCDPRGSASEACDPIRGQCACRPQVTGRRCDRCEPGFWGFPLCRPCDCNGLSETCDGETGECLDCREHSSGPHCDRCVEGYIGDPVSREPCKPCLCPDNLGSGRFFASSCRYDPQSLSVSCSCREGHTGAQCDRCSPGFYGDLTLPGGSCSLCSCNNNIDPDDGDACDSTTGECLRCLHHTTGPQCQFCTPGYFGNALQHNCKECSCDRRGTEATLCPLESPCFCDRETGRCPCRTGVVGDLCDECEDGFWNLDGASGCQACSCDPANSVSNICNKVSGQCPCRPEFGGRQCDECGENHFGNPDLQCISCDCNLEGTERPSCDPETGECICRTGVTGMFCDECAPGYSSEFPACEKCHECMTLWRENVTDVQRAAQRMRTLIPLHGDTQEPSQSRYWQWMLELHSRLDSVGNMTDLFLPKLEKVEKLYMKISKLKDAIDTNMILMDPSLLLNNEIDNIHAEFEKLLKNLKDKLIKAPIKTETQPVAELLGEIQKLHKTFMSDEKRVRSSNKAVEDSMDTRQEVKRKLSMCGGGGDLATLEKKVKELSVLKLNQKVCGRPDPEDCSGCPEGQYCDGAVPVAQKASEMEERLKDQLVKFPSKLQESKKKMSDAQQAAQDTKDQARDLQRQISDASGSLEREKNKTRELLQRVTQYLRDEIVSADDIEKTANAVLSIQLPRSPAEIRKMIDDINNLLNGATKVQDLKKLQDQAQTAQELLQKATKIKEKTEKISVKEILRDILAADRAQTKANDDLEMANQDRDDAKEQIQEAEDKLDGIESELMNRPAGLLEEIEAVKNKTELNRELAKEAREAAESALSSISNETDLQEVQEQFQLLKQKHSDRTNEDEASDRLKKILKEAEDMQREMEDRLQQIQDLEQKIQLLLQRKKEKVVEVSELLEMAESLRREITSRANGFATC; translated from the exons gAGTTCATCAGGTCAGCATCCAGTTAGATCTGGAGACCGTTTTTCAATTCAGCCACCTGGTCCTTACCTTCAAG AGCTTCAGGCCTGCAGCCATGCTGGTGGAGCGCTCCAAGGATTTTGGACGAAGCTGGAAAGTTTTCCGCTACTTTGCAGACGACTGTTCGCTTCATTTTCCGTCAGTTCCTGCAGAACCTGCCGACTTCATCGACGACGTGGTCTGTGACAGCAGATactctggaccagaaccttccACAGGCGGCGAG GTGGTGCTAAAAGCTCTGGATCCTGTCTTTGAAATAGAGAACCCGTACGCTCCAAACATTCAAG AACTGATCACCATGACGAATATCCGGGTGAACTTCACTCGTCTCTTCACGCTTGGTGACACGCTGCTGACTCGCAGACGCAGGAACCCTCAGGAGAAATATTACTACTCGCTTTACAGCATGGTGGTTCAGGGAAGCTGCTTCTGCAATGGACACGCCAGCCGGTGTGTCCCTGTGGACGGAGGACGTGGGGACGTCTTCACCCAGCCCGACATG ATTCATGGTCAGTGTGTTTGTCAGCACAACACAGCCGGGGAAAACTGTGAGAGATGTCAGCCGCTCTACAACGACTCCCCCTGGAGGCCGGGAGGAGAAAACACAGCCAGCATCTGCAGGa GGTGTGACTGTCATGGTCACTCGGACTCGTGTCACTTCGACGCTGCTCGCTACGAAGAAACGGGCGGGGCGAGTGGCGGCGTGTGTGACGACTGCCGCCATGACAGAACGGGGCCTCAGTGTGAACGCTGTCGACCGTTCCTGTATCAGGACCCGCAGCGGGCGCCGGAGGACCCCCACGCCTGCATAC CGTGTGACTGCGACCCTGCCGGCTCCCTCGGCGGCGGTCTGTGTGACGCTTCCAGTGGTCGGTGCTTATGTAAAGAAAACGTGGAGGGTCAACGCTGTGATCGCTGCAAACACGGTTTCTTCAATCTGAGAGCGGACAATCCAACTGGATGTGAAG ACTGCAGGTGTCACAGTTTGGGAAGTGTTGGACCATGCGATCAGCTGACAGGAAGCTGCAAATGTGAGCCAATGGCGAGCGGACCGCTGTGTGATCGCTGTGTG GCAGGTTTCTGGGGTTTGGGAAACTCCGTGTTCAGATGTTCACCCTGTGACTGCGATATCGGTGGAGCTCACAGCAACat GTGTTCTCCAGAGGACGGACAGTGTCCCTGTTTACCCAACATGGCTGGCCGGCGCTGCTCTGATCCCAGTCCCGGTTACTTCCTGCCATCCCTGAACTACTTCCTGTATGAGGCGGAGCTTGCTGCACAGCTGTCAGGAGAAAACTCCTCCCCTCCCACTCcttcatcctcttcctctcctctg GTGAATCCCGGCCTTTTGCCTTCATGTGAGCAGTATTTCAGGAACCAGGGCTATGACTATCAACTCTCCAATGGAAAAGTGATTTTGATCCGGAAGCCCCGCCGTCTCAGCCGCCGGAGGCGACAG CAGAACACAAAACCTCTGAACTTGGGGCCCCTCCAGATTCTTCCCCACCAGGGGTCACCTGATCAGTCAGGAACTGGTCTGGGATTGGTCAGAGTAAcagagggggcggggcttagatTCACAGTAGACAATTTGCCAACATCAATGGAGTATCAGCTGGTGATCCGCTATGAATCTGAG tctgtctctgattggctggctaCGGCACGCatcatgatgctgtcaccagGTGATGGAGGCTGCAGTGACCCCCCAACAGGAAGTCTAACGCTGATGCTCCCCAGAGGCTCCAG gtTGGGAATTCTGGACCCCCGTGTTTGTCTGAACGCCAGAGGTCAATACCTTGTGGAAATCTTCTTTAACAAGCAGCAAATATCTGACAACGTTCCCCTGCTGGTCGACTCG ATGGGACTGATTCAGAATTTCGATTCGGATCAAGACTTCTGCTCCAGGGGCGACTTCGACTCTTTCAGTCACTTTCGCTGCGTCGGCTTGGATGTCTATCTCGGCTCTCAAGAGTCGCTTCCAAAAATCTGCGAAGGACTGATCAAGAGTCTGTCGGCGCTCATCCACAATGGAGCTGTTG CTTGCAGGTGTAACGTCGATGGTTCTCTTGGGTCGGGATGCAGTAAGCTGGGTGGGTCCTGTGAATGTAAACCCGGCGTGATCGGACGCTGCTGCGACGCCTGCGCACCTCTGACCTTTGGATTCGGGCCCGAAGGCTGCACAC GATGCGACTGCGACCCTCGAGGCTCCGCGTCGGAGGCGTGCGATCCGATCAGAGGTCAGTGTGCGTGCCGCCCACAGGTGACGGGCCGACGCTGCGATCGATGCGAGCCCGGCTTCTGGGGATTCCCGCTCTGTCGGCCGTGTGATTGTAACGGCCTGTCGGAAACATGCGAcggagagacaggagagtgtcTGGACTGCAGGGAACACAGCAGCGGACCGCACTGTGACAG GTGTGTGGAGGGTTACATTGGTGACCCGGTCTCCAGGGAGCCCTGTAAGCCCTGCCTGTGTCCCGACAACCTGGGCAGCGGACGATTCTTTGCATCTTCCTGTCGATACGACCCGCAGTCCCTCAGTGTGAGCTGCTCCTGCAGGGAGGGGCACACAG GTGCACAGTGTGACAGGTGCAGTCCTGGTTTTTATGGCGACCTGACCTTACCGGGTGGCAGCTGCAGTTTGTGCTCATGCAACAACAACATCGACCCAGACGACGGCGACGCCTGCGACAGCACAACCGGGGAGTGTCTTCGCTGCCTCCACCACACCACAGGCCCACAGTGCCAGTTCTGCACACCTGGCTACTTTGGCAATGCCCTGCAGCACAActgcaaag AATGCTCCTGTGACCGTCGGGGGACAGAGGCGACCCTATGTCCTCTGGAGAGTCCCTGCTTCTGCGACAGGGAGACAGGACGGTGTCCCTGCAGGACGGGGGTGGTGGGAGACCTCTGTGACGAATGCGAGGACGGATTCTGGAACCTGGACGGAGCATCGGGATGCCAGGCCTGCAGCTGTGACCCTGCAAACTCCGTCTCCAACATCTGTAACAAG GTGTCGGGGCAGTGTCCTTGTCGTCCTGAGTTTGGAGGAAGACAGTGCGATGAATGTGGAGAAAATCATTTTGGGAATCCAGACCTGCAATGCATCT CTTGTGACTGTAACCTGGAGGGAACCGAGCGGCCGTCGTGTGACCCTGAAACCGGTGAGTGCATCTGTCGGACCGGCGTCACCGGCATGTTCTGCGACGAGTGCGCTCCTGGTTACAGCTCGGAGTTTCCAGCATGTGAGAAATGCCACGAGTGCATGACTCTGTGGCGCGAGAACGTCACTGACGTCCAGCGAGCTGCACAGAGGATGAGAACCTTGATCCCTCTGCATGGCGACACCCAGGAGCCCTCACAAAGTCGCTACTGGCAATGGATGCTGGAGCTGCACTCCAGACTTGACAGCGTTGGGAACATGACGGATCTGTTCCTCCCAAAGCTGGAAAAGGTAGAGAAACTCTACATGAAGATAAG taagctgaaggatgccattGACACCAACATGATTCTGATGGACCCGTCTCTGCTGCTTAACAATGAGATCGATAACATTCATGCAGAGTTTGAGAAGCTGCTGAAAAACCTGAAGGACAAACTCATCAAGGCTCCAATAAAGACAGAAACTCAGCCTGTGGCAG AGCTGCTGGGGGAGATCCAGAAGCTTCATAAAACCTTCATGTCAGATGAGAAGAGGGTGAGAAGCTCCAATAAAGCTGTGGAGGACTCCATGGACACCAGACAGGAGGTTAAACGCAAACTAAGCATGTGTGGTGGCGGAGGAGACCTGGCAACCCTGGAGAAGAAGGTCAAAGAGCTCAGCGTGCTTAAACTCAACCAAAAG GTCTGTGGGCGACCAGATCCAGAGGACTGCTCAGGATGTCCTGAAGGTCAGTACTGTGATGGAGCTGTTCCTGTCGctcagaaagcttcagagatgGAAGAGAGATTAAAGGACCAGCTCGTCAAATTCCCATCCAAGCTGCAGGAGTCAAAGAAAAAG aTGAGTGACGCCCAGCAGGCGGCTCAGGACACCAAAGACCAGGCCAGGGACCTGCAGCGTCAGATCAGCGACGCCTCTGGATcactggagagagagaaaaacaagaccAGGGAGCTCCTCCAGAGAGTCACTCAGTACCTGAGGG ATGAAATCGTTTCTGCTGACGACATTGAGAAAACGGCTAACGCGGTCCTGAGCATCCAGTTACCGCGTTCACCTGCTGAGATCAGAAAGATGATCGACGACATCAATAATCTGCTGAACGGCGCCACCAAAGTCCAGGACCTGAAGAAGCTGCAGGATCAAGCCCAAACGGctcaggagctgctgcagaaggCGACAAAAATCAA GGAGAAGACTGAAAAAATCAGTGTTAAAGAGATCCTCAGAGACATTTTAGCAGCAGACAGAGCTCAGACCAAAGCCAACGATGACCTGGAGATGGCCAATCAGGACAGAGACGACGCCAAGGAACAAATCCAAGAG GCTGAAGACAAACTGGACGGCATTGAATCTGAGCTGATGAATCGGCCTGCAGGTCTGCTGGAAGAGATCGAagctgtgaaaaataaaacagagctgAACAGAGAGTTGGCCAAAGAGGCCAGAGAGGCTGCAGAGTCGGCACTTAGCAGCATTTCTAACGAAACG GATCTGCAGGAAGTTCAGGAGCAGTTTcagcttttaaagcaaaagCACTCGGATCGAACAAATGAAGACGAAGCCTCAGATCGACtgaagaaaatcctgaaggaggcCGAAGACATGCAGAGAGAGATGGAGGACAGACTCCAACAGATACAAG ACCTGGAGCAGAAgatccagctgctgctccagaggAAGAAAGAGAAAGTAGTGGAGGTGTCCGAGCTGCTGGAGATGGCGGAGTCACTTCGAAGGGAAATCACCTCTCGAGCCAATGGATTCGCCACCTGTTAG